CTGGAGTCCATGGTAGGTAAGAAGTTTGGTGCCCGCGTCGCGGAGAGCAGAGAGATCTGCGTTCCACGTCGCAATGTTGTATGGGTTCTGTTTCAGGGCAGCCTCGGCGTCCTTGACGTTCCACGTTGTTGGATCCCAGTTGGGGTCACTGTAGACCACATATTTCCACCAGTCACTGCTGTATGCGAATGGCTCGCCAGTGTACACAATGGGTGCCGCGAAAACTTCAGAGCCGGGTTGCATCCGTGGGTAAATAAGCGATCCATTCGTGCTCAGCAGCGGAGACAAAATTTGGTGGACTGTGTTGACCTGGGCAGCAGTAAGACACTTGTCTGAGGCTGATCCAGATTTGCAGAGGATTGTGGTAACGTTTGGATGGCAGAAATCAGGATCCTCAATGATCCCATCCTTCGCCCCGTCTAGATCATCACACTGACGCACGATTTCGTCGTGGACTAAACTCCACTTATCAACTGACAGAAAGGTGGCTGATCCTTCGGGGCCTGTAATCGGATATAATTGCCCACTAAAAGACAACAGGCCATTCCAGTTGAACGCAGGTGCACCTGCAACAATGCCATCTAGCTCATCTGGGAAATCCTGGGCAAGCTTCATACCCTGTCGTCCTCCTGTCGAGCAACCCAAGTAGTACGATTTGTCGAACCCTTCATCATAGAAGAGCTTCGTGAGCTGtttcccaacaacaacccctgTATGGACCGACCGGTATACAAAGTCCTCTAACACCTCAGGTGCTTTGTAAAACGGCTCTCCAGATGTTCCATTGTGGCCATTATTCGCACCAACGGTTGCAAATCCCAGACCCGTAGTATACGCAAGGTCAGTGTACTGAATGCCTACAATGGTGAGTCAGTCGAAAGTTTTACAATGAGGTGTACAGGTCAAACGCACAGCCACCAAGACCTCCATTCCCAGTACTTAAGAAGCGGCCATTGTAGTCTCTGGGGAACCACGCTTCGAGCGTAATTTCGCTAGCATTGGATGTCGCAACAGCCAATGCAACGCGACACAGGTCGGCCGAGACTGGCTGTGATGTTTGGTCGCAAGATTTAACATTGTCGGCCAACGACGCATTCGTGCCCCCGGCGACATAGTTGACTAGGTTCACCTTGACGTTTGGAAAATCAACCTTTGCTGCGAAGTTCTGGCACCGGGATTGAAATTGGTCCTGTGCGAGGGCCGCAGAACCCAGGGTCAATATGGGCAGCAGAAGGCGACCGGGGCCCATCTTGAAAGATTGTACAAGTTTCTTAAGAAGGCTGGTTAAACGTTGTTATTATAAAAGCGGAGCAAAATATTTCTGGGTAGGGAGTGGGCAGAGCTTCTTGATTTATGTACCCATTCCTCCGCGGATACAAAGATATCCAGGCACCGAGATACAACGCACATCATTCCTTATTAGTATTATGAAGCGGCATTGTTAGGAAATTCGACATCCGAGAAGGAGCTTCTCCGAAGTAATACCGTATGCACGCAATGGCAGTGGATCACATCGAGCATAAAACAGTGACGCATCAGTGGGAACGGATAACGTTCGGATGCTAAAACAGGAAACGCACGGAAGATCCGACCGGGTCGGGGGATCGACATTCCGTTTACTTTGGATGGCCCGGCTCGAGCTTctgcaataataataataatcctgGTGACTTGTGAAGCTGTGAGGATTCAACATTCGTAGCTGGCGAGGGCATTTAGGGATCGTCGTGTTCAAACTCCGCATATGTACTCCGCGTTAATATATCAGGGTGGGGAATAGTTGGAGCAACACCCTACAGCTGCCGGCCTGGTATCTGGAGTCGGCAATTACGAAGAAGCTTCTTGAGCTGGATAAGCATAATTAAGCTCGCCAATCATCGGGCAGAAGGGAAACGAGCCACAAAAAATTGTCAGTCGCCGTAGTTATTTGCAGGTC
Above is a window of Aspergillus puulaauensis MK2 DNA, chromosome 2, nearly complete sequence DNA encoding:
- the faeB-2 gene encoding putative feruloyl esterase (COG:G;~EggNog:ENOG410PF9F;~InterPro:IPR011118,IPR029058;~PFAM:PF07519;~SECRETED:SignalP(1-19)), encoding MGPGRLLLPILTLGSAALAQDQFQSRCQNFAAKVDFPNVKVNLVNYVAGGTNASLADNVKSCDQTSQPVSADLCRVALAVATSNASEITLEAWFPRDYNGRFLSTGNGGLGGCIQYTDLAYTTGLGFATVGANNGHNGTSGEPFYKAPEVLEDFVYRSVHTGVVVGKQLTKLFYDEGFDKSYYLGCSTGGRQGMKLAQDFPDELDGIVAGAPAFNWNGLLSFSGQLYPITGPEGSATFLSVDKWSLVHDEIVRQCDDLDGAKDGIIEDPDFCHPNVTTILCKSGSASDKCLTAAQVNTVHQILSPLLSTNGSLIYPRMQPGSEVFAAPIVYTGEPFAYSSDWWKYVVYSDPNWDPTTWNVKDAEAALKQNPYNIATWNADLSALRDAGTKLLTYHGLQDQLISSENSKLYYHRLQETMGLKPNQLDEFYRFFQISGMAHCSEGDGACGIGNLAEGFSGSTDPEDNVLMAMVQWVEEGIPPETVRGARFTDGAGSPVEYHRKHCRYPRRNVFKGPGNYTDENAWECI